A DNA window from Bradyrhizobium sp. CCBAU 53421 contains the following coding sequences:
- a CDS encoding metallophosphoesterase — MRCLVVADLHYSLPQFDWLLAAAPQFDLVIFAGDALNLGSAVDFRAQIVVVTKYLARLAGLTRVIFCSGNHDLDERNAEGEKIARWIAAVRESGVACDGDNLTIGDTLFTVCPWWDGPMVKARIDDQLREAAAVPHRRWVWVHHAPPADSPISWGGKRFFGDVELLRWIERHHPAMVISGHVHQSPFIPDGSWFDRIGTTWVFNTGLQPGRPPVYIVLDLTQEKAFWLAAGDARIVDLDAPLHRPATPLSEAPDWLTSLDRIADPSLARPASAAG, encoded by the coding sequence ATGCGCTGTCTCGTCGTCGCCGACTTGCATTATTCATTGCCGCAGTTCGACTGGCTGCTGGCGGCCGCGCCGCAGTTCGATCTGGTGATCTTCGCCGGCGACGCGCTCAACCTCGGCTCGGCGGTAGATTTCCGCGCGCAGATCGTCGTCGTCACGAAATACCTCGCGCGGCTCGCCGGCCTCACGCGCGTGATCTTCTGCTCGGGCAATCATGACCTCGACGAGCGCAACGCGGAGGGCGAGAAGATCGCGCGATGGATCGCCGCCGTCAGGGAATCCGGCGTCGCCTGCGACGGCGACAACCTGACGATCGGCGACACACTGTTCACGGTGTGCCCGTGGTGGGACGGCCCGATGGTCAAGGCGCGGATCGACGACCAGCTGCGCGAGGCCGCCGCCGTCCCGCATCGCCGCTGGGTCTGGGTGCATCACGCCCCGCCGGCGGATTCGCCGATCAGCTGGGGCGGCAAGCGCTTCTTCGGCGACGTCGAACTGCTGCGCTGGATCGAGCGCCACCATCCGGCGATGGTGATCTCGGGCCACGTGCATCAATCGCCGTTCATCCCGGACGGCTCGTGGTTCGACCGGATCGGGACGACCTGGGTGTTCAATACCGGCCTGCAGCCGGGCCGGCCGCCGGTCTACATCGTGCTCGATCTCACCCAGGAGAAGGCGTTCTGGCTCGCCGCCGGCGACGCCCGGATCGTCGATCTCGACGCGCCTCTGCACCGGCCGGCCACGCCGCTCAGCGAGGCGCCGGACTGGCTCACATCCTTGGATCGGATTGCCGATCCGAGCCTGGCGCGACCTGCATCGGCGGCAGGTTGA
- a CDS encoding Crp/Fnr family transcriptional regulator, which yields MRAILEHCTGGNRRSLPAGTEFIAEGGKTGHLFVLLEGKVEVVKGDSLVAVIDEPGAVFGEMSVLLDKPHSARVRAASDCVLYEFDDAASFLRQQPAVALLIAQLLAQRLHVATTYLADLMHQYADHGTHLAMVSEVLQSMINLPPMQVAPGSDRQSDPRM from the coding sequence ATGCGAGCGATCCTTGAGCACTGCACCGGCGGCAACAGGCGCAGCCTGCCGGCCGGCACGGAGTTCATCGCGGAGGGCGGCAAGACGGGTCATCTGTTCGTGCTGCTCGAGGGCAAGGTCGAGGTCGTGAAGGGCGACAGTCTGGTCGCCGTGATCGACGAGCCCGGTGCGGTGTTCGGCGAGATGAGTGTCCTGCTCGACAAGCCGCACAGCGCAAGGGTGCGCGCGGCGTCCGATTGCGTGCTGTACGAATTCGACGATGCGGCGTCGTTCCTGCGCCAGCAGCCGGCGGTGGCGCTGCTGATCGCGCAGCTCCTGGCGCAACGGCTGCACGTTGCCACGACCTATCTTGCCGACCTGATGCATCAATATGCCGATCACGGCACCCATCTGGCGATGGTCAGTGAGGTGCTGCAGAGCATGATCAACCTGCCGCCGATGCAGGTCGCGCCAGGCTCGGATCGGCAATCCGATCCAAGGATGTGA
- a CDS encoding phasin family protein: MSDNGRDHFEIPKFEIPKDMRSMAEASFDQARKAFEQFVTNARDTAGKIEERNATMRAGAKELSTKALSYAEKNVQSSLDYAQSLLKAKDLTEVMRLHSEYVQGQMRSLAEQASEMGQAVSRAAMDAVKPKT; the protein is encoded by the coding sequence ATGAGCGACAACGGGCGTGACCATTTCGAGATCCCCAAGTTCGAAATCCCCAAGGACATGCGGTCGATGGCGGAAGCGAGCTTCGATCAGGCCCGCAAGGCTTTCGAGCAGTTCGTCACCAACGCGCGGGATACCGCCGGCAAGATCGAGGAGCGCAATGCCACAATGCGCGCCGGCGCGAAGGAGCTTTCCACCAAGGCGCTGTCCTACGCCGAGAAGAACGTGCAGTCGTCGCTGGACTATGCCCAATCGCTGCTCAAGGCCAAGGACCTCACCGAGGTGATGCGGCTGCACAGCGAATATGTGCAGGGCCAGATGCGCTCGCTCGCCGAGCAGGCCAGCGAAATGGGCCAGGCGGTCAGCCGTGCCGCGATGGATGCGGTCAAGCCCAAGACCTGA
- a CDS encoding phasin — MTNPSDPFSASIIPFEVPEQVRAFAEKGVLQARDSYAKFKDAAETHNSTVEAVFTSMNKGATAYSAKLIEFFKANTTSSLDFAQELFSVKSPTEAVELWTSHARKQFETYTAQAKELAELGQKVASETAEPIKASASKFYQQPAA, encoded by the coding sequence ATGACCAACCCGTCCGATCCGTTCTCCGCCTCGATCATCCCGTTCGAAGTTCCCGAGCAGGTGCGTGCGTTCGCCGAAAAGGGCGTGCTGCAGGCCCGCGACAGCTACGCCAAGTTCAAGGACGCTGCCGAGACCCACAACTCGACCGTCGAGGCCGTGTTCACCTCGATGAACAAGGGCGCCACCGCCTATTCGGCCAAGCTGATCGAGTTCTTCAAGGCCAACACCACCTCCTCGCTCGACTTCGCGCAGGAGCTGTTCAGCGTGAAGTCGCCGACCGAAGCGGTCGAGCTGTGGACCTCGCATGCCCGCAAGCAGTTCGAGACCTACACCGCGCAGGCCAAGGAGTTGGCCGAGCTCGGCCAGAAGGTCGCCAGCGAGACCGCCGAGCCGATCAAGGCCAGCGCCTCGAAGTTCTACCAGCAGCCGGCCGCCTGA
- a CDS encoding VWA domain-containing protein produces the protein MIKVFRRSFVAGLLSLGLALLSLHGAQAQGTDTILVLDASGSMWGLVDGQSKISAARQAVDAILSKWNPADRLGVMVYGHRSKGDCKDIELMVPVSKFDPVRIKAAIDGINPKGKTPISDSLRAAAEALHATENKANVILVSDGIETCAPDPCAAAAELKKAGIGFTAHVIGLDVADPAAKSQLQCIARATGGVYLDAGNAASLTGALTKAVAATQGTKVASEAPPKPVAADPYLGKNLRGVARLAEGLDPISDEDVNWGIYKRAGDEKGEHVNTFYGAPFADNIAPGDYIVEVSYRQLKREFPLKVEKGKPAMLDVILDAGYVTSEGAVAGGAAKVDDVVWQVSDKGGRLIAQEYDAVPRFVLAAGNYTLTLTKGQSKTSRPFSVAAGDSSNVQLTLDVGKLIVTSTYAEGGPKVEKDLVVAVHQPAKADGDEGEKVAQEYDAESKFDLPGGNYEVVVTVGEARGTARAEVKSGAPTRINVNLNAGVVGIKADGAQEIDILGAERDINDERKRVSVSYEAATNVALSAGDYVAVAIYADGQKVEKPFSITAGKRQTLEIKQ, from the coding sequence GTGATTAAGGTTTTTCGCCGCTCGTTCGTTGCCGGCCTGCTGTCGCTTGGCCTGGCGTTGCTCTCACTTCATGGCGCGCAAGCGCAGGGCACCGACACCATTCTCGTGCTCGATGCGTCCGGCTCGATGTGGGGCCTGGTCGACGGACAGAGCAAGATCTCCGCTGCACGACAGGCGGTCGATGCGATCCTGTCGAAATGGAATCCCGCCGATCGTCTCGGCGTGATGGTCTATGGCCATCGCTCGAAGGGGGACTGCAAGGACATCGAGCTGATGGTGCCGGTCAGCAAGTTCGATCCGGTGCGGATCAAGGCCGCGATCGACGGCATCAATCCGAAGGGCAAGACGCCGATCTCGGATTCGCTCCGTGCTGCCGCCGAGGCGCTGCACGCGACCGAGAACAAGGCCAATGTGATCCTGGTCTCCGACGGCATCGAGACCTGCGCGCCGGATCCGTGCGCGGCCGCGGCCGAGCTGAAGAAGGCCGGCATCGGCTTCACCGCCCACGTCATCGGGCTCGACGTCGCCGATCCCGCGGCGAAGAGCCAGCTGCAATGCATCGCGCGCGCGACCGGTGGCGTCTATCTCGATGCCGGCAACGCCGCGAGCCTGACCGGCGCGTTGACCAAGGCGGTGGCGGCAACGCAGGGCACGAAGGTCGCAAGCGAGGCACCGCCGAAGCCTGTGGCCGCCGATCCCTATCTCGGCAAGAACCTTCGCGGTGTGGCGCGGCTCGCCGAAGGGCTCGATCCGATCAGCGACGAGGACGTCAACTGGGGCATCTACAAGCGCGCCGGCGACGAGAAGGGCGAGCATGTCAACACCTTCTACGGCGCGCCGTTCGCCGACAACATCGCGCCCGGCGATTACATCGTCGAAGTGAGCTACCGGCAGCTCAAGCGCGAGTTTCCGCTCAAGGTCGAGAAGGGCAAGCCCGCCATGCTCGACGTCATCCTCGATGCCGGCTACGTCACCAGCGAAGGCGCGGTTGCGGGCGGCGCCGCCAAGGTCGACGACGTGGTCTGGCAGGTCTCGGACAAGGGCGGCAGGCTGATCGCGCAGGAATACGACGCAGTGCCGCGCTTCGTGCTCGCCGCCGGCAATTACACGCTGACCCTGACCAAGGGGCAGTCGAAGACCAGCAGGCCGTTCTCGGTCGCCGCCGGCGACTCCAGCAACGTCCAGCTCACCCTCGACGTCGGCAAGCTGATCGTCACCTCCACCTATGCCGAGGGCGGCCCGAAGGTCGAGAAGGACCTCGTGGTTGCCGTGCACCAGCCTGCCAAGGCCGACGGCGACGAGGGCGAGAAGGTCGCGCAGGAATACGACGCCGAATCGAAGTTCGATCTGCCCGGCGGCAACTACGAGGTGGTGGTGACGGTCGGCGAGGCCAGGGGCACGGCGCGGGCGGAGGTGAAGTCCGGCGCGCCGACCCGGATCAACGTCAACCTCAACGCCGGCGTGGTCGGGATCAAGGCCGACGGCGCCCAGGAGATCGACATCCTGGGTGCCGAGCGCGACATCAATGACGAGCGCAAGCGCGTCTCGGTGAGCTATGAGGCAGCCACCAACGTTGCGCTCAGCGCCGGCGACTACGTCGCGGTCGCCATCTATGCCGACGGCCAGAAGGTAGAAAAGCCATTCTCGATCACCGCCGGCAAGCGCCAGACGCTGGAGATCAAGCAGTAG
- a CDS encoding carbon-nitrogen hydrolase family protein, with product MTIDTHFRLAAIQAAAVPFDREASVEKACRLIREAGATGATIAAFGETWLPGYPFFCHAPTGPSTFRAMAEYLDSAVEIPSPATDRLCAAAEAAGIDVVIGVAERDAVTKGTVYCTLLFIGREGWILGRHRKLKPTFNERSVWADGDAVGLRVHERPYGRISGLNCWEHNTMLPGYALAAQGTQIHVAAWPGREPAVAPPSPTPLWPRQLLLSRAFASQAGCYVIAVGGMRSHEATPERYRELSTIEYSGDSVIIDPRGEIIAGPAQGETILIADGSREVVLAAKALCDIGGHYSRPDLLRLIVDRDRQDRVIDCGFAARVMPDMWE from the coding sequence ATGACAATCGATACGCATTTCAGGCTCGCGGCGATCCAGGCCGCCGCGGTACCGTTCGATCGCGAGGCGTCGGTGGAGAAGGCCTGTCGCCTGATCCGCGAGGCCGGTGCCACGGGGGCAACGATCGCCGCGTTCGGCGAGACCTGGCTGCCGGGCTATCCGTTCTTCTGCCACGCACCGACCGGGCCGAGCACCTTTCGCGCCATGGCGGAATATCTCGACAGCGCCGTCGAGATTCCGTCGCCTGCCACCGATCGGCTCTGCGCTGCCGCAGAGGCCGCCGGGATCGATGTCGTGATCGGCGTCGCCGAACGCGATGCAGTAACGAAGGGCACGGTCTACTGCACGCTTCTGTTCATCGGCCGTGAGGGGTGGATTCTTGGCCGTCATCGCAAGCTCAAGCCAACCTTCAACGAGCGTTCGGTGTGGGCAGATGGCGACGCGGTCGGCCTGCGCGTGCATGAGCGCCCCTATGGCAGGATCAGCGGGCTCAATTGCTGGGAGCACAACACCATGTTGCCCGGCTATGCGCTGGCCGCGCAAGGAACGCAGATCCATGTCGCCGCGTGGCCGGGACGTGAGCCCGCCGTGGCGCCGCCGTCGCCCACGCCGCTGTGGCCACGGCAGCTTTTGCTGTCACGCGCGTTCGCGTCCCAGGCGGGTTGCTACGTCATCGCCGTGGGCGGCATGCGGTCGCACGAGGCGACGCCGGAGCGCTATCGCGAGCTGTCGACAATTGAGTACAGCGGTGACAGCGTGATCATCGATCCACGCGGTGAGATCATCGCAGGGCCGGCACAAGGCGAGACCATCCTGATCGCCGACGGATCGCGGGAGGTCGTTCTCGCCGCCAAGGCGCTGTGCGATATCGGCGGCCACTACTCGCGCCCGGACCTGCTGCGACTGATCGTCGACCGTGATCGGCAGGATCGGGTCATCGATTGCGGCTTCGCGGCACGCGTCATGCCGGACATGTGGGAGTAG
- a CDS encoding PAS domain-containing protein codes for MSDAEFQIQALGDVRLADQATDGLPAWLWSADGARILWANPVGAQVFGAANGAELAKRAFGPADPHRRQIARLGYRLDAGGTLRLERLRGFGAAPGMLATCGCRRIDLPDGSHGILMTALNASGCTMSLAERLLRLMQGLPRPAAAFTSDGLLVATNEAARALPGLHDLGEAGLGTARDEALAQGRAAASVAIGRVVLQRIGRGADRALIALIKPAAHLAAKPAAPIVPEPAQPRMAAPQAPAHAAASQEAAAVEPPPTPTAIEQPAAHEEAPAPTSEAPATFTLFDALDPQFEERVAIEPTVSVTESEPADAAPPPAPEETHAATAPVETATFDTAPDQSPAIEEPISDALIEVPADAQVEAPAHPAPPLASAEQAHAEPAPPLDSTPDETATVEEPLSEALVDTPPEAQVEAPAHLAPPFTSIEPAHAELVPPLDTTPNETAAVEEPLSDALVEVPPEVHVEAPAVEPAPSLVETAPAPAQETPAPPADPVPSPYAIADAPAAAEPEPATLAPVPPPSWLDEPLPVRRHPLRFMWQMDHEARFSLGSDEFTRLIGLHTAAGFGRLWSDIAESFGLDPEGRVLKAFASHDTWSGITLHWPVDGGGRLPVELSGLPVFDRSRNFAGYRGFGVCRDLDGLARLAALRRYEFFSGAIAPKSLSADAAPVPRTAAPPGPAAPPQEDSPPHAEPPPDPAIAAPQEELTEPTTAETSHQADPDHAVETHEEAQEARHDTPQNVVPFRLAGDTRPPTLTPVENNAFNELARQLSARLENEAGLTATTNGSAATEAVAEASPTSEPPQQAETPPQQEAVAQLETPAEASKASWLAATEPAPRGESRRDRALLDLLPVGILIYRLDRLLYANHAFLARMGYDSLHALEAAGGLDALYVEPGVSQASSTSGTGTPVTISANQNADDGAQSVSAAARLHTITWDDDPALALIFSRTLDEDAAVAAALSDPDRDPEPVAAAEPVLAPPQAGHADAEELGAILDTAAEGIIMFDAEGNIHSCNRSAEALFGYDGDEFITHNLADLFAPESQHGVFDYLTSVKSAGVASLLDHGRETLGRVRQGGIIPLSVTMGRTRADGPNFFAVFRDLSQTRKSEGELREARRLAERAANAKTDMLARISHELRTPLNAIIGFAEVMIGERFGALGNERYVEYMKDIRASGERVIAIVNDLLDLSRIETGKLDLAFTSQNLNEMVESCVAVMQPQANRERIIIRTSLAHTLPPVVADARALRQITLNLIGNSIHLANAGGQVIVSTALSDFGEVMLRVRDTGQSLNDNEVAAALEPFRAPTPSDQAGSGGVSLSLTKALVEANRAKFQIRTGGRTGTLIEIVFSHAAARA; via the coding sequence ATGAGTGACGCGGAATTCCAGATCCAGGCGCTCGGCGATGTCAGGCTGGCGGACCAGGCGACGGACGGCCTGCCGGCATGGCTGTGGTCGGCCGACGGCGCACGGATTCTCTGGGCCAATCCGGTCGGCGCGCAGGTATTCGGTGCCGCCAATGGCGCCGAGCTGGCGAAGCGTGCCTTCGGCCCGGCCGATCCGCATCGCCGCCAGATTGCGCGGCTCGGCTACCGTCTCGACGCAGGCGGCACGCTGCGGCTGGAGCGGCTGCGCGGCTTTGGCGCGGCACCCGGCATGCTCGCGACCTGCGGCTGCAGGCGCATCGACTTGCCCGACGGCAGCCACGGCATTCTGATGACCGCGCTCAATGCCAGCGGCTGCACCATGTCGCTGGCCGAGCGCTTGCTGCGGCTGATGCAGGGCTTGCCGCGTCCGGCAGCGGCCTTCACCAGCGACGGACTGTTGGTCGCAACCAACGAGGCGGCGCGTGCGCTGCCCGGCCTGCACGATCTCGGCGAAGCCGGCCTCGGTACCGCGCGCGACGAGGCGCTGGCGCAAGGGCGCGCGGCGGCGAGCGTTGCGATCGGCCGCGTCGTGCTGCAGCGGATCGGCCGCGGCGCCGACCGCGCGCTGATCGCGCTGATCAAGCCGGCGGCGCATCTCGCCGCCAAGCCGGCAGCGCCGATCGTGCCGGAGCCGGCTCAGCCGAGGATGGCTGCACCGCAAGCACCGGCACACGCAGCCGCGTCGCAAGAGGCCGCGGCCGTAGAGCCACCACCAACACCGACCGCCATCGAACAGCCAGCAGCGCATGAAGAAGCTCCCGCGCCTACAAGCGAAGCGCCGGCCACCTTCACGCTGTTCGATGCGCTCGATCCGCAGTTCGAGGAGCGCGTCGCGATCGAGCCGACCGTGAGCGTGACTGAATCCGAGCCTGCGGACGCTGCTCCGCCTCCCGCGCCGGAAGAGACGCACGCAGCGACTGCACCTGTCGAGACCGCGACATTCGACACCGCGCCCGACCAAAGTCCCGCCATCGAGGAGCCGATATCGGACGCGCTCATCGAAGTGCCTGCCGACGCACAGGTCGAAGCGCCCGCGCACCCTGCTCCACCGCTCGCATCGGCAGAACAGGCGCATGCAGAGCCAGCACCGCCTCTCGACAGCACGCCTGACGAAACCGCCACCGTCGAGGAGCCGCTATCGGAAGCGCTGGTCGATACGCCCCCCGAGGCGCAGGTCGAAGCGCCTGCGCACCTTGCTCCACCTTTCACGTCGATAGAACCGGCGCATGCAGAGCTGGTACCGCCTCTCGACACCACGCCGAACGAAACTGCCGCGGTCGAGGAGCCGCTATCGGACGCGCTGGTCGAGGTGCCCCCCGAGGTACACGTCGAAGCGCCCGCAGTTGAGCCTGCGCCCTCCCTCGTAGAGACCGCACCCGCGCCGGCTCAGGAAACACCGGCGCCGCCGGCCGATCCCGTGCCCTCGCCCTATGCGATCGCGGATGCGCCGGCTGCCGCCGAGCCGGAGCCCGCGACGCTGGCCCCGGTGCCGCCGCCATCCTGGCTCGACGAGCCGTTGCCGGTGCGGCGGCATCCGCTGCGCTTCATGTGGCAGATGGACCATGAGGCGCGCTTCTCGCTCGGCTCCGACGAATTCACCCGCCTGATCGGCCTGCACACGGCGGCGGGCTTCGGCCGGCTCTGGAGCGACATCGCCGAGAGCTTTGGCCTCGACCCCGAGGGCCGCGTGCTCAAGGCATTCGCCAGCCACGACACCTGGAGCGGCATCACGCTGCACTGGCCGGTCGACGGCGGCGGCCGGCTGCCGGTCGAATTGTCCGGCCTGCCGGTGTTCGATCGTTCCAGGAATTTCGCCGGCTACCGCGGCTTTGGTGTGTGTCGTGACCTCGACGGGCTTGCGCGACTCGCCGCATTGCGCCGCTATGAGTTCTTCAGCGGCGCGATCGCGCCGAAATCGCTGTCGGCCGATGCCGCGCCGGTGCCGCGCACTGCTGCGCCGCCCGGGCCCGCTGCGCCGCCGCAAGAAGATTCTCCGCCGCACGCGGAGCCGCCGCCCGATCCGGCCATCGCCGCACCACAAGAGGAATTGACCGAGCCGACAACAGCAGAGACTTCACACCAAGCCGATCCGGATCACGCCGTGGAAACGCACGAGGAAGCGCAGGAAGCGCGTCACGACACACCGCAGAACGTGGTGCCGTTCCGCCTTGCCGGCGACACGCGGCCGCCGACGCTGACGCCGGTCGAGAACAACGCCTTCAACGAGCTCGCGCGCCAATTGTCGGCGCGGCTCGAGAACGAGGCCGGCCTCACCGCGACGACGAACGGGAGCGCCGCCACGGAGGCGGTTGCCGAAGCATCGCCCACGAGCGAGCCGCCGCAGCAGGCGGAGACGCCGCCGCAGCAAGAGGCGGTCGCGCAACTGGAGACGCCGGCCGAGGCGTCAAAAGCCAGCTGGCTCGCCGCGACCGAACCTGCACCGCGCGGAGAGTCCCGCCGCGACCGCGCGCTGCTTGATCTCTTGCCGGTCGGCATCCTGATCTACCGGCTCGACCGCCTGCTCTATGCCAACCACGCCTTCCTCGCCCGCATGGGCTATGACAGCCTGCACGCGCTGGAAGCCGCCGGCGGGCTCGATGCGCTCTATGTCGAGCCCGGCGTCTCGCAGGCGAGCAGCACCTCAGGCACCGGCACGCCGGTGACGATCTCCGCCAACCAGAACGCGGACGACGGCGCGCAGTCGGTGTCCGCGGCGGCGCGGCTGCACACCATCACCTGGGACGACGATCCCGCGCTGGCGCTGATCTTCTCGCGCACGCTCGACGAGGACGCCGCGGTCGCGGCCGCGCTCTCCGATCCCGATCGCGATCCCGAGCCGGTAGCTGCCGCGGAGCCGGTGCTGGCGCCGCCGCAGGCCGGCCACGCCGACGCCGAGGAGCTAGGTGCGATCCTCGACACCGCGGCCGAAGGCATCATCATGTTCGATGCCGAAGGCAACATCCATTCCTGCAACCGCAGTGCGGAAGCGCTGTTCGGCTATGACGGCGACGAATTCATCACGCATAATCTCGCCGACCTGTTCGCGCCGGAAAGCCAGCACGGCGTCTTCGACTATCTCACGAGCGTGAAATCGGCCGGCGTCGCCAGCCTGCTCGACCACGGCCGCGAGACGCTCGGCCGCGTCCGCCAGGGCGGCATCATCCCGCTGTCGGTGACGATGGGCCGCACCCGCGCCGACGGCCCGAATTTCTTCGCCGTGTTCCGCGATCTCTCCCAGACCAGGAAGAGCGAGGGCGAATTGCGCGAGGCGCGGCGACTTGCCGAACGCGCCGCGAACGCCAAGACCGACATGCTGGCGCGGATCAGCCACGAGCTGCGCACGCCGCTCAACGCCATCATCGGCTTTGCCGAAGTGATGATCGGCGAACGCTTCGGCGCGCTCGGCAACGAGCGCTATGTCGAATACATGAAGGACATCCGTGCCTCCGGCGAGCGGGTGATCGCCATCGTCAACGACCTGCTCGATCTGTCGCGGATCGAAACCGGCAAGCTCGACCTCGCCTTCACCAGCCAGAACCTCAACGAGATGGTGGAGAGCTGCGTCGCGGTGATGCAGCCGCAGGCCAACCGCGAGCGCATCATCATCCGCACCTCGCTCGCGCACACCCTGCCGCCTGTCGTCGCCGACGCCCGCGCGCTGCGCCAGATCACGCTGAACCTGATCGGCAATTCGATCCATCTCGCCAATGCCGGCGGCCAGGTGATCGTCTCGACCGCGCTGTCGGATTTCGGCGAGGTGATGCTGCGCGTGCGCGACACCGGCCAGAGCCTCAACGACAACGAGGTCGCCGCCGCGTTGGAGCCGTTCCGCGCGCCGACACCATCCGATCAGGCCGGCTCCGGCGGCGTCAGCCTGTCGCTGACCAAGGCACTGGTCGAAGCCAACCGCGCCAAATTCCAGATCCGCACCGGCGGCCGCACCGGCACCCTGATCGAGATCGTGTTCTCCCACGCGGCGGCGCGGGCGTGA